The following are encoded together in the Zingiber officinale cultivar Zhangliang chromosome 8A, Zo_v1.1, whole genome shotgun sequence genome:
- the LOC122009982 gene encoding 60S ribosomal protein L18-2-like, protein MGIDLIAGGRSKKVRRTAPKSDDVYLKLLVRLYKFLVRRTGSKFNAIILKRLFMSKTNRPPISLRRLIKFMDGQDNKIAVIVGTVTDDKRVYEVPALKVTALRFTETARARILKAGGECLTFDQLALRSPLGQNTIVLRGPKNAREAVKHFGKAPGVPHSHTKPYVRAKGRKFEKARGRRKSRGYKV, encoded by the exons ATG GGTATCGATCTTATTGCTGGCGGCCGGAGCAAGAAGGTAAGGCGTACCGCCCCCAAGTCCGACGATGTCTACCTCAAGCTCCTTGTCAGG CTCTACAAGTTTCTGGTGCGGAGGACCGGGAGCAAATTCAACGCGATAATACTGAAGAGGCTTTTCATGAGCAAGACCAATCGACCGCCGATCTCCCTTAGGAGGCTTATCAAATTCATGGACGGACAG GATAACAAGATAGCCGTGATCGTTGGCACGGTGACGGATGATAAGAGAGTGTATGAGGTGCCGGCTTTGAAGGTGACAGCTTTGAGGTTCACGGAGACTGCTAGGGCGAGGATACTTAAAGCAGGAGGAGAGTGCCTGACATTTGACCAACTCGCCCTCCGATCTCCCCTTGGGCAGAACACA ATTGTCTTGAGAGGGCCAAAGAATGCTAGGGAAGCTGTTAAGCACTTCGGCAAAGCGCCTGGTGTGCCACACAGCCACACAAAGCCTTATGTTCGAGCCAAGGGGCGGAAGTTTGAGAAGgccagaggaagaagaaagagcagAGGTTACAAGGTGTAA